In Fusarium oxysporum Fo47 chromosome XII, complete sequence, one DNA window encodes the following:
- a CDS encoding Reticulon-domain-containing protein, whose product MSGLRNNFQPVLAEDAPRSESNVERRDSGPLKEIIAQQDSLYKYISWEDPARTIGSYFAALGFMLAVHHMHLTQLTLKTMAIGLGVMSMAEFAGRSFGPNNFVSRMRPRQYKTVPESTLNATLKDIHDFIQYAVVQAQKILFAEDLEKTFGAFAFTGSLYFLIQFMSPFGIAILGLTTIYTIPLVTSPRGRGIARDGVARAQEISNTAADQASSLAQDTKGTMANISSMAQDTAGNLRQRAVNMVPGSKQTENRSDVTSTVSHSSSGPTQARDISSQFPQNDSDKSFEQSKHLASMGSRGTSGSFNRSPIKTVHVDPNQSKDFSQSNFDSSSSQSKDTPSSFSHSTADDFPSSTQPALGNSKENTASFSHGATGNLPSYGQATFSKPQDITPSYMSSKAKEATSSYSSSRPDDKTPSFGSSMNNDMSSGFSHGTTDDFSPSSKTNSNFPPSKDQDMPDYAQHRKSLNYSKFPHVSSDNSGMQSGSTTLFGKQAPTGKKPSIDETNYSLQNKTDMTSDYQHFVPREAPNRGTLSSQADTSVGKMPLGELIDEKDQAGDKAPPISAGGLNAMK is encoded by the exons ATGAGTGGACTGCGAAACAACTTCCAGCCCGTCCTGGCTGAAGATGCCCCACGCTCGGAGAGCAATGTCGAACGTCGAGATTCCGGGCCATTGAAGGAAATAATTG CTCAACAGGATAGCCTCTACAAGTACATCAGC TGGGAGGATCCCGCACGAACTATCGGATCCTACTTTGCCGCCCTCGGCTTCATGCTCGCAGTTCATCATATGCATCTTACCCAGCTGACTCTCAAAACCATGGCAATTGGCCTTGGAG TGATGTCCATGGCCGAGTTCGCTGGTCGTTCCTTCGGCCCTAATAACTTCGTCTCTCGCATGCGACCCAGACAGTACAAGACCGTTCCGGAATCAACTCTCAATGCTACGCTCAAGGATATCCACGACTTCATTCAGTATGCTGTTGTTCAGGCTCAGAAAATCCTCTTCGCTGAAGACCTCGAGAAGACATTTGGTGCTTTCGCTTTCACCGGCTCTCTGTACTTCCTGATTCAGTTCATGTCTCCTTTCGGCATTGCCATCCTCGGCCTAACCACCATCTACACCATTCCTCTCGTCACTTCCCCGCGAGGTAGAGGCATTGCCCGTGACGGCGTGGCTCGTGCCCAAGAGATCAGCAATACAGCTGCTGACCAAGCCAGCTCTCTCGCCCAAGACACCAAGGGCACAATGGCTAACATTTCCTCCATGGCTCAAGATACCGCTGGCAACTTAAGACAACGCGCTGTCAACATGGTTCCTGGCTCAAAGCAGACTGAGAACCGATCAGACGTTACCTCTACTGTTTCTCACAGCTCTTCTGGACCCACTCAGGCTAGGGATATCTCATCACAGTTCCCTCAGAATGATTCCGACAAGTCATTTGAGCAGTCCAAGCACCTGGCCTCCATGGGCTCCCGCGGTACTTCTGGTAGTTTCAACCGATCACCAATCAAGACTGTTCATGTCGACCCCAACCAGTCCAAAGACTTCTCCCAGAGCAACTTTGacagctcttcttcccagTCCAAGGACACCCCTTCTAGCTTCTCCCACAGCACTGCTGATGACTTCCCTTCCAGCACCCAACCCGCTCTCGGCAACTCTAAAGAGAATACCGCAAGCTTCTCCCACGGCGCTACTGGAAACCTGCCTTCTTACGGTCAAGCTACCTTCAGCAAGCCTCAGGATATTACGCCCAGCTACATGTCCAGCAAGGCAAAGGAAGCCACCTCCAGCTATTCCTCTAGCCGCCCCGATGACAAGACTCCCAGCTTTGGTTCCAGCATGAACAATGATATGTCATCAGGCTTTTCTCATGGCACTACCGATGACTTCTCACCTTCCAGCAAGACCAACTCCAACTTCCCTCCTAGCAAGGACCAAGATATGCCCGATTATGCTCAGCACCGAAAGTCTCTCAACTACTCCAAGTTCCCTCATGTCAGTAGCGATAATTCCGGCATGCAGTCCGGCTCTACTACCCTCTTTGGCAAACAAGCTCCCACCGGAAAGAAGCCTTCTATTGATGAGACCAACTACTCTCTCCAGAACAAAACAGATATGACTTCCGACTATCAGCACTTCGTTCCCCGTGAGGCTCCCAACCGTGGAACGCTTAGCTCTCAGGCCGATACCTCCGTGGGTAAGATGCCTCTTGGCGAACTGATTGACGAAAAGGATCAGGCGGGAGATAAGGCTCCACCAATCTCCGCTGGTGGCTTGAATGCCATGAAGTAG
- a CDS encoding S-adenosyl-L-methionine-dependent methyltransferase — MSSPKSQKSRSPTKSPPAPQSPTAPGQVAEEQAAIEVDDDSDSSYSKSTGITDTESLRSSIMAFKWENGRRYHAYQDGSYWAPNDDRQQEAEDLMHEVYRIILGNSLYEAPIGDSPQKVLDIGCGTGIWAIEFADEHPSADVLGVDLSPIQPNFVPPNCRFEVDDITNEWTYPDDTFDFIHARSMIGCIPDWTELYCKAFKHTKPGGWVESVELWGNSKCDDDTLKPESPLYKWVEVFKKIESLTGKSFFWDDKMQQSISDAGFTNVSGRRIKVPIGTWPKDKTLKQWGAWNRHFLLQGLEGFSIRGLTEMLGWKYEDAQLFLADMRKELTNPALHAYLEVTVFYGQKPEA; from the exons ATGTCGTCTCCAAAGTCGCAAAAGTCTAGGTCGCCTACCAAGTCGCCGCCGGCACCGCAGTCCCCGACTGCACCGGGCCAGGTTGCCGAAGAACAGGCTGCAATTGAAGTT GATGATGATTCGGATTCTTCTTACTCCAAATC CACTGGGATCACGGATACCGAGTCCCTTCGGTCGTCGATTATGGCGTTCAAGTGGGAGAATGGACGACGATACCACGCTTACCAAGATGGATCCTATTG GGCTCCCAATGATGatcgccaacaagaagctgaagaccTCAT GCATGAGGTATATAGAATCATCCTTGGCAATTCGCTGTATGAGGCACCCATTGGCGACAGCCCTCAG AAAGTTCTTGACATAGGATGCGGAACTGGCATCTGGGCAAT CGAGTTCGCTGATGAGCATCCTTCGGCTGACGTTCTCGGCGTCGATCTCTCTCCCATCCAGCCAAACTTCGTACCCCCCAACTGCAGATTCGAGGTTGACGATATCACAAACGAATGGACTTATCCGGATGACACCTTCGACTTCATTCACGCCCGCTCTATGATAGGCTGTATTCCCGACTGGACTGAGCTTTACTGCAAAGCATTCAA GCACACTAAGCCTGGTGGTTGGGTAGAAAGTGTCGAACTCTGGGGCAACTCAAAGTGTGATGACGATACCCTGAAGCCTGAGTCGCCGCTCTACAAGTGGGTTGAGgtcttcaagaagattgaaTCTCTGACAGGCAAATCCTTCTTCTGGGATGACAAGATGCAGCAGTCAATCTCTGACGCTGGATTTACCAATGTTTCGGGTCGAAGGATCAAGGTGCCTATTGGAACTTGGCCAAAAGATAAGACTCTCAAGCAGTGGGGTGCTTGGAATCGGcatttccttcttcaaggccTTGAAGGTTTCTCGATTCGTGGCTTAACCGAAATGCTGGGC TGGAAATACGAGGATGCTCAGTTGTTCTTGGCCGACATGCGCAAAGAGTTGACGAACCCAGCCCTGCACGCGTATCTTGAAGT GACCGTCTTTTATGGGCAGAAACCAGAGGCTTAA
- a CDS encoding glycoside hydrolase superfamily, with the protein MTLVKAQPPLNNGHVRNEAKEWAQDKISQMTLEEKVLLLTGEDLWRTNAIPRLGISRIKTSDGPVGVRGGIFTDGVSAASAPTGTPLGGRNFEAYSEDPYLTGKIAGEFINHLQDAGIGACIKHLAANDQETRRFFIDEKIPDRALREIALQPFQIAIRDSNPWTVMTAYNKINGTFCSAHDFLIQDVLRKEWGWDGLVMSDWFGTNSVVPSVKAGLDLEMPGPVRRRGKHLIDAYQKGLVDLSFIDASASRVLELVHKVGKSNIPDWKEGKEKADDLPEHRAIFRRAGAEGIVLLKNSAKLLPLSNLDGRRIAILGPNALRSVATGGGSSNLAPHYRTTPYQSIKSEIAAKFPTAKVHAHAGILTHRYIPLVDQNVMTNPETGKPGFQLCLYRNMNHGGQPFMVEHRPSSNLVCYDGLPPELTTGERYSYRGRTVLKPKTTGLHEFSLSSCGPGKLMLDGEVIIDIERHWWSPKSSLFMSYGSPEKRVKVYMEAGREYELLLESISREPKPYNLDYMAELEREEVQDGGRVGFMENPGDLDRFFQDGIGMARDSDVAIVVVGKDHEWETETSDMVSMDLPGRSNEFISAVAAANPNTIVVNQTGSPITMPWKDKVSAIIQAWYQGQEQGNCLADVLLGTVNPSGKLPITFPKRIEDTPPYDNYPGKNDVVYYGEGIYAGYRFYDHRKIEPLFPFGTGLSYTTFEYSNMRISGNEFHEEAGIEVEVDVTNIGPRDGKEIVQFYVGQINPRLHRPVRELKGWEKIFVPVGQTVTARMKIDKVSLSYWDDSVAKWVIEKDAEYRVTAAKDSSDEGLTAAFRSPKEYQWVN; encoded by the exons ATGACCCTTGTAAAAGCCCAACCTCCCCTTAATAACGGGCACGTCAGAAATGAGGCTAAAGAATGGGCGCAAGATAAGATTTCGCAAATGACTCTTGAAGAAAAGGTCCTTTTGCTCACCGGCGAAGACCTGTGGAGGACCAACGCAATACCTCGTCTTGGAATCTCCAGAATCAAGACCTCAGACGGACCTGTCGGTGTTCGTGGGGGCATATTTACAGACGGAGTCAGCGCTGCTTCAGCGCCTACCGG AACACCGCTCGGCGGCCGCAACTTCGAAGCCTACAGCGAGGATCCCTACCTGACCGGCAAAATCGCCGGTGAGTTCATCAATCATCTCCAAGATGCAGGTATTGGCGCTTGTATTAAGCATCTTGCCGCAAATGACCAAGAAACGCGGCgcttcttcatcgatgaGAAGATTCCGGACCGAGCTCTGCGCGAAATTGCCCTGCAGCCGTTCCAGATTGCTATTCGTGATAGTAACCCTTGGACGGTTATGACTGCTTATAACAAGATCAATGGGACGTTCTGCTCCGCTCATGACTTTTTGATTCAGGATGTTCTTCGTAAGGAATGGGGTTGGGATGGTCTCGTGATGAGTGATTGGTTTGGCACGAATAGTGTTGTTCCATCTGTCAAGGCAGG gcttgatcttgaaatgCCAGGCCCTGTGCGGCGAAGAGGCAAACATCTCATCGATGCGTACCAGAAAGGTCTTGTTGATCTATCCTTCATCGATGCATCTGCTTCCAGAGTCCTTGAGCTCGTACATAAAGTCGGAAAGAGCAATATTCCTGATTGGAAGGAAGGCAAAGAGAAGGCAGACGATCTTCCTGAACACCGGGCGATTTTTCGTCGAGCTGGCGCTGAAG GCATCGTTCTGCTCAAGAATTCTGCcaaacttcttcctctgtctAACTTGGATGGGAGAAGAATCGCTATTCTCGGCCCCAATGCTCTTCGGTCCGTAGCTACAGGTGGAGGCAGCTCTAACCTCGCACCTCACTATCGAACAACACCTTACCAATCGATCAAGTCCGAAATAGCCGCCAAATTCCCGACAGCCAAAGTCCATGCCCATGCAGGTATCCTCACCCATCGGTACATTCCGCTCGTGGATCAGAATGTCATGACGAATCCAGAGACTGGGAAGCCTGGCTTTCAACTGTGTCTGTACCGCAACATGAACCACGGTGGCCAGCCTTTCATGGTTGAACACAGACCTAGTTCCAACTTGGTCTGCTATGATGGGCTTCCTCCAGAGTTGACGACTGGTGAGAGATACTCGTATAGAGGACGAACTGTACTCAAGCCAAAGACCACTGGCCTCCATGAGTTTTCCCTGTCTTCATGTGGGCCGGGAAAGCTAATGCTCGATGGAGAGGTCATCATTGATATCGAGCGACACTGGTGGTCTCCCAAATCTTCTTTGTTCATGAGCTACGGTTCTCCTGAGAAGAGGGTCAAGGTGTACATGGAAGCGGGGCGAGAGTACGAACTGCTACTTGAGTCCATAAGTCGAGAGCCTAAGCCATACAATCTTGATTACATGGCCGAACTTGAACGCGAGGAGGTTCAAGATGGCGGTCGTGTTGGATTCATGGAGAACCCCGGGGATCTAGATAGGTTCTTCCAGGACGGTATTGGCATGGCTCGTGATAGCGATGTTGCGATTGTCGTGGTGGGCAAGGACCATGAGTGGGAAACGGAGACCAGTGATATGGTATCAATGGACTTGCCCGGGCGATCAAACGAGTTCATCAGCGCCGTCGCTGCAGCCAACCCAAACACCATCGTGGTTAACCAGACAGGCAGCCCTATCACCATGCCCTGGAAAGATAAAGTCTCTGCCATAATTCAGGCTTGGTATCAAGGACAGGAGCAGGGCAATTGTCTTGCAGACGTGCTTTTGGGTACAGTAAACCCCAGTGGAAAGCTACCCATCACCTTTCCCAAGCGCATCGAAGATACACCACCCTACGATAATTATCCTGGTAAGAATGACGTGGTTTATTACGGGGAGGGTATATACGCAGGCTATCGATTCTATGACCATCGTAAGATCGAGCCTCTTTTCCCCTTCGGTACAGGGTTGTCATACACCACCTTTGAGTACAGCAACATGCGCATCAGCGGCAATGAGTTTCATGAAGAAGCGGGTATTGAAGTTGAGGTAGATGTCACCAACATTGGACCGAGGGATGGAAAGGAGATCGTCCAGTTCTATGTTGGGCAGATTAATCCGAGACTCCATCGACCAGTGAGGGAGCTGAAGGGCTGGGAGAAGATCTTTGTCCCTGTGGGTCAGACTGTCACTGCTCGTATGAAGATTGACAAGGTCAGTCTGTCATACTGGGATGATAGCGTTGCTAAGTGGGTGATTGAGAAAGATGCCGAGTATCGTGTGACCGCGGCCAAAGACTCGAGTGACGAGGGGTTGACGGCAGCTTTCCGGTCTCCCAAGGAGTACCAATGGGTCAACTAG
- a CDS encoding major facilitator superfamily domain-containing protein translates to MAVVIQEHPPLEGKAPETVSQASASTETLNEIRVPLGLEALEPSFSLADHLRSVDLDISFIHDVADIYLSPFSWSAQKKTITLLGPFMASTLAAYAAGAYALASEPLRNKWDISGTLFNIGITLFVVGFAFAPMVLAPISETHGRYWTFVGSGVVFFLGTLGCALTENYVGMMVSRLITGNGAAVFATLTGGVVSDLYRKEDRNTPMALYSMTIMVGASLGPLISGSVVDLLGWRWIFFIQLITIGITTVVLFFLFQETRSNVLLRRKCLMLSGTPIKSTTGAMITFAPATKECLDIEISMLWRGFAFPLRLLSKEPIVFCMSLWVSFAWAIMYMQFSSIGLVFRSVYGFDNAQVGAVYSATIVGSIVGIGISLLQEPAMKQVLTHKKPLSTPEQRLLSPCIQSILLPVGLLWFFMTARPDISWISPCMALGSCSMGIFSIYLAVFNYLADTYHGYASSALAAQSLCRNILGGVFPLVTARMISSLTLKGTGGLLGGLGLLLTGIPWLLYIYGQRIRARSPFAKGME, encoded by the coding sequence ATGGCAGTCGTGATCCAAGAGCATCCTCCGCTTGAGGGCAAAGCCCCAGAAACCGTCTCCCAAGCATCTGCTTCTACCGAGACACTGAACGAGATCCGGGTAccccttggccttgaggcCCTTGAGCCCTCATTTTCACTTGCCGATCATCTTCGTTCTGTCGACCTTGATATTTCATTCATCCACGATGTAGCCGACATATACCTCTCACCGTTCAGCTGGTCAGCTCAGAAGAAGACAATCACCCTTCTGGGGCCTTTCATGGCATCTACCCTTGCGGCATACGCCGCCGGAGCATATGCTCTTGCTTCAGAGCCTCTTCGCAACAAATGGGACATCAGCGGTACCCTCTTCAACATCGGAATCACCCTTTTCGTTGTCGGCTTCGCCTTTGCCCCCATGGTTCTTGCTCCCATCAGCGAGACGCATGGTCGATACTGGACGTTCGTGGGCTCTGGAGTTGTTTTCTTCCTCGGAACTCTTGGATGCGCTCTCACAGAAAACTATGTCGGCATGATGGTTTCTCGTCTGATCACAGGCAATGGAGCCGCAGTCTTTGCAACGCTTACGGGTGGTGTTGTGAGTGATCTGTATCGCAAAGAAGACCGCAATACACCAATGGCTCTGTATTCTATGACAATAATGGTCGGTGCTAGTCTTGGACCATTGATCAGTGGGAGCGTCGTGGACCTTCTCGGCTGGCGATGGATCTTCTTTATCCAGCTTATCACAATCGGCATAACTACAGTCGTACTGTTCTTTCTGTTTCAGGAGACACGAAGTAATGTCCTTTTGCGCCGGAAGTGCCTCATGCTGAGTGGAACGCCaatcaagtcaacaacagGGGCAATGATCACCTTTGCTCCTGCGACCAAAGAATGCCTGGACATAGAAATCAGCATGTTATGGCGAGGCTTTGCTTTCCCACTACGGCTTCTTTCGAAAGAGCCTATTGTGTTCTGTATGTCTTTATGGGTCTCCTTTGCCTGGGCAATCATGTACATGCAATTCAGCAGTATTGGGCTGGTGTTTCGCAGCGTATATGGCTTCGATAACGCTCAGGTCGGGGCAGTTTACTCAGCTACTATTGTTGGATCAATCGTTGGCATCGGAATTTCACTGCTCCAGGAACCGGCCATGAAACAGGTGCTAACTCACAAAAAGCCGTTGTCTACACCCGAACAGCGTCTACTCTCACCATGCATACAGTCCATCCTTTTACCGGTCGGCCTCCTCTGGTTCTTCATGACAGCCAGACCAGATATTTCGTGGATATCTCCGTGCATGGCCCTCGGTTCATGTTCAATGGGTATATTCAGCATCTATCTCGCCGTATTCAACTATCTTGCTGATACATATCATGGATACGCCTCATCGGCACTGGCAGCTCAGAGTTTATGTCGAAATATTTTGGGCGGAGTATTTCCACTTGTCACGGCTAGGATGATAAGCAGTTTGACACTGAAGGGGACTGGTGGCTTGCTTGGTGGCCTTGGGCTATTGTTGACTGGTATTCCATGGCTGCTATACATTTATGGGCAAAGAATTAGAGCTCGCAGTCCATTTGCGAAGGGCATGGAGTGA
- a CDS encoding general substrate transporter: MTTNTPSTRPAHTVAEILAQDKSPVFALTPSLIHLYAILAPACLVVCATNGYDGSVLTSLQGVTAWKDQFGSPKGALLGITSASYPLGAIISTPFSAYISDRFGRRLSIIIGSFIMIIGVIVQCASTNIETFIGGRIIVGFGITLALAAAPVLISELAHPRHRAGPACIQVCFVFFLDESPRWLAYKDRGDEAYKVLVKNHGDGDWDSPLVQAEFWEMNETLKAEREIEGQGLGLFLATPANRKRLAILITLAVFGQWSGNGLVSYYLTKILSSIGIATQREQTMLNGTISTVNYATALFAAVLSTKVGRRSMFVGGGIAMFLTFSALTASIAIYNETGSKAVSKSALAFIFIYYTSFNICLNPLLFLYPTEILPFRLRAMGLSILVFSTKAASFFNQFVNPVGMDSLGWKYYLVYVGWLLVEIVVFWWLYPETKGYTLERIQEAFGEDVKLDGPEEKVKTMDVNDEDSTHVEKVAHSTVDVA, translated from the exons ATGACTACTAATACTCCCTCTACCCGCCCGGCCCATACTGTGGCCGAGATCCTTGCTCAAGACAAGAGTCCTGTCTTCGCCCTTACCCCATCACTCATCCATCTCTACGCAATCCTCGCTCCAGCCTGTCTCGTCGTCTGCGCAACCAACGGTTACGATGGAAGTGTTCTTACATCTCTTCAAGGTGTAACCGCATGGAAGGACCAGTTCGGTTCCCCTAAGGGCGCTCTTCTCGGTATCACCAGCGCTTCATATCCACTCGGAGCCATTATCTCGACTCCGTTTTCAGCATACATCTCGGATCGTTTCGGTCGTCGACTTTCTATAATCATTGGAAGCTTTATAATGATAATTGGAGTTATTGTTCAATGCGCCAGCACGAATATCGAGACGTTCATAGGAGGACGTATCATCGTTGGCTTCGGTATTACACTCGCTCTCGCTGCTGCCCCAGTCCTCATCTCTGAGCTCGCTCATCCTCGACATCGA GCTGGCCCGGCCTGTATCCAAGTATGCTTCGTATTTTTCCTGGATGAGTCTCCGCGGTGGCTGGCATACAAAGATCGAGGCGACGAGGCATACAAGGTGTTAGTGAAGAACCATGGCGATGGTGACTGGGATAGTCCTCTTGTACAAGCTGAGTTCTGGGAGATGAACGAAACTCTAAAGGCTGAGCGTGAGATCGAAGGACAGGGCCTCGGGCTTTTTCTTGCTACACCCGCCAACCGAAAGCGACTCGCTATCCTCATCACACTCGCAGTCTTTGGTCAATGGTCTGGCAACGGCCTTGTATCATACTACCTCACCAAGATCTTGTCAAGTATCGGCATTGCAACCCAACGCGAACAGACTATGCTCAACGGAACCATCAGCACTGTCAATTATGCCACCGCTCTCTTCGCCGCTGTCCTATCCACCAAAGTGGGCCGTCGTTCCATGTTCGTTGGAGGTGGCATCGCAATGTTTCTTACATTCTCAGCACTAACTGCAAGCATCGCGATATACAACGAGACCGGCTCAAAAGCAGTGAGCAAATCCGCTCTTGCTTTCATCTTTATCTACTACACGTCTTTCAACATCTGCCTCAACCCGCTTTTGTTCTTGTATCCCACTGAGATTCTGCCCTTTCGACTTCGAGCCATGGGACTGAGTATTCTGGTCTTCTCCACGAAAGCAGCTTCGTTCTTCAATCAATTCGTCAACCCTGTCGGTATGGATTCTCTGGGTTGGAAGTACTATCTTGTTTATGTTGGTTGGCTGCTGGTCGAGATTGTTGTCTTCTGGTGGCTTTACCCCGAGACAAAGGGTTACACGCTTGAAAGGATTCAGGAAGCGTTTGGAGAGGACGTGAAATTGGATGGACCGGAAGAGAAGGTTAAGACGATGGATGTGAATGATGAGGACAGTACCCATGTTGAGAAGGTGGCACATTCTACGGTTGATGTTGCGTGA